From the Deltaproteobacteria bacterium genome, one window contains:
- a CDS encoding response regulator, with translation MSGPGSKAGKILVIDDELFFREMIKDTLAEGGFEVVTAKDGEEGVAMYKELLPDIVISDLIMPKKGGVSTCTDISAYAKEVGQDPVIILLTSMFKEDAHEHDSPEMGSTIHMPKKTKPIDILIMIEQLYNRKLRREGAI, from the coding sequence ATGTCAGGGCCAGGTTCAAAAGCAGGTAAAATACTTGTTATAGATGATGAACTTTTTTTCAGGGAGATGATCAAGGACACCCTTGCAGAGGGTGGCTTTGAAGTGGTTACGGCGAAAGACGGCGAAGAAGGCGTGGCCATGTATAAGGAACTTCTTCCCGATATCGTTATCTCCGATCTTATCATGCCGAAAAAAGGTGGCGTCAGTACCTGTACCGATATTTCCGCCTATGCAAAAGAGGTCGGTCAAGACCCCGTTATTATCCTGCTCACATCTATGTTCAAGGAAGATGCCCATGAGCATGATTCGCCCGAAATGGGCTCAACCATACATATGCCCAAGAAAACGAAGCCCATTGATATTCTGATCATGATTGAACAGCTTTATAACCGGAAATTAAGAAGAGAGGGTGCTATTTAA
- a CDS encoding putative manganese-dependent inorganic diphosphatase, giving the protein MKKEVTYVIGHKNPDTDSICSALALAEFKKLQGENNVEAARAGDVNPQTSYLLDRFGVSAPRFLSNVYPRAKDIMNRDVLSVEESTPLIKVMEIIRDRNVRFIPVLSREKKAVGVLAPVDIARNNIALFETEKSRHVFTSLKNIVTTLGASTVSDTPGDDEKTYSVYVCAMEEESFLNVLGKTNPRECIVIVGDREGIQRISVERKTGILIVTGNLRVSDEIARSAEENGVSIIISPYDSATTALLVRMSTPAYKVCNDDFETAPEDDLAEDLKQRLATNGGRGIVVVDKEGAMAGVITKSNLLKPSGINLILVDHNELSQAVDGAERVKICEVVDHHRLGNFHTTHPIRFICEPVGSTSTLVSEMYMKSGIPVSKQIAGLLLGGVMSDTVILKSPTTTDRDRIIVPWLEEKSGLNHADFGREMFSATSSLKKTGPQKAVNSDYKTFEAKGNKFGVGQVETIGFDEFFEEKEKLGKELAALKKTKGLKLSALLVTDIVQGSSLLLMEAEKEIIYNIGYPLVEEKVYELKNVLSRKKQVAPHLLSLFNEIY; this is encoded by the coding sequence ATGAAAAAAGAGGTCACTTACGTCATAGGCCACAAAAACCCGGATACCGATTCCATATGTTCGGCATTGGCGCTGGCGGAATTTAAAAAGCTCCAGGGAGAAAATAATGTCGAAGCGGCAAGGGCCGGTGACGTTAATCCACAAACTTCCTACCTGCTTGACAGGTTCGGCGTGTCGGCGCCGAGGTTTTTATCCAATGTCTATCCCAGGGCAAAAGACATCATGAACAGGGATGTTCTTTCAGTAGAGGAAAGCACACCCCTCATAAAAGTCATGGAAATAATCAGGGACAGGAATGTAAGGTTTATTCCCGTTTTAAGCAGGGAGAAAAAAGCCGTAGGCGTTCTTGCGCCTGTCGATATTGCCAGAAACAACATTGCCCTGTTTGAAACTGAAAAATCCCGTCATGTTTTTACCTCGCTGAAAAACATCGTAACCACACTCGGCGCAAGTACTGTTTCAGACACGCCGGGAGATGATGAAAAAACCTATTCCGTCTATGTATGCGCTATGGAAGAAGAATCCTTTCTCAATGTTCTCGGTAAAACCAATCCCCGAGAATGTATCGTTATTGTGGGAGACAGGGAGGGAATTCAGCGCATATCGGTTGAACGGAAAACAGGTATCCTTATCGTCACGGGAAATCTGAGGGTATCCGATGAAATAGCCCGGTCCGCTGAAGAAAATGGGGTAAGTATAATCATTTCACCTTACGATTCGGCAACGACTGCGCTGCTTGTCAGAATGAGTACACCTGCCTACAAGGTCTGCAACGATGATTTTGAAACGGCCCCGGAAGATGATCTGGCGGAAGATCTGAAACAGCGGCTTGCCACTAACGGCGGTCGAGGCATCGTAGTCGTTGATAAAGAAGGGGCAATGGCGGGTGTCATCACCAAAAGCAACCTGCTCAAACCTTCGGGGATCAACCTTATCCTCGTCGATCATAATGAACTGTCACAGGCTGTTGATGGAGCGGAGAGGGTAAAAATATGTGAAGTTGTCGACCATCACAGGCTGGGTAATTTTCATACAACCCACCCCATCCGGTTCATCTGCGAACCTGTAGGGAGCACATCGACGCTTGTCTCGGAAATGTATATGAAAAGCGGCATCCCTGTCAGCAAACAGATTGCCGGTCTCCTGCTCGGTGGAGTCATGTCCGATACGGTTATACTCAAGTCTCCTACCACAACCGACAGGGACAGAATCATCGTTCCCTGGCTTGAGGAAAAATCGGGCCTTAACCATGCCGACTTTGGCCGGGAAATGTTTTCAGCCACATCGAGTCTGAAAAAAACAGGGCCGCAAAAAGCGGTTAACAGCGATTACAAGACCTTTGAAGCGAAAGGAAACAAATTCGGTGTAGGGCAGGTAGAAACCATCGGATTTGACGAGTTTTTCGAAGAGAAGGAAAAACTGGGAAAAGAACTTGCCGCTTTGAAAAAAACGAAAGGGCTTAAGCTCTCAGCCCTGCTGGTAACGGACATCGTTCAGGGCTCCTCCCTTTTGCTGATGGAAGCGGAAAAGGAGATCATATACAACATCGGCTACCCGCTGGTGGAAGAGAAGGTTTATGAATTAAAAAATGTTCTCTCCAGGAAGAAACAGGTAGCGCCCCACCTGCTAAGCCTTTTTAATGAAATATATTAA
- a CDS encoding polysaccharide deacetylase family protein yields MSSGKHCLKHAYRESGECCVRCKAPLCPDCRIKKEEQPYCSLWCLFHDKAARAIKSFTHDISAGQIESRRKLVLFADLLIVSIIVFFTAASIHFFEHKEKTISSVTAGSPKKVKEQGSVLIKKSLIKKAEKDITLKPVNKKLPPSRKDLARKSVKKKPPYKKKKSAHRRPQNIRKVAMAGKKISITFDGGSSDSSAETILHVLSAKQIKTTFFLTGKFLKRYPDLVKRIVEEGHEIGNHTYSHPHLTTYSKNRRNETSQGINFERLKDELEKTDRLYYELTGKRMAPFWRAPYGEINDEILNWASRVGYQHIAWTVDYKAGKSMDSLDWVSDKSSSLYFSAEEIKERLLSFADDRGRAKGGIILMHLGTERKEDAAHEKLAEIIDNFAIKGYKLVPVSHLVKVMFNESGGKNL; encoded by the coding sequence ATGAGTTCAGGAAAGCATTGTTTAAAGCATGCCTACAGGGAAAGCGGGGAATGTTGCGTCCGCTGCAAAGCTCCCCTTTGCCCCGACTGCCGCATAAAAAAAGAAGAACAGCCCTATTGCTCTTTATGGTGCCTTTTTCACGACAAGGCGGCAAGGGCAATTAAATCTTTTACACATGATATTAGCGCCGGGCAAATAGAAAGCAGGAGAAAGCTGGTACTCTTCGCTGACCTCCTTATCGTCTCGATTATTGTTTTTTTTACAGCGGCATCGATTCATTTTTTTGAGCATAAGGAAAAAACCATCTCCTCCGTAACCGCCGGAAGCCCTAAAAAAGTGAAAGAGCAAGGGTCTGTTCTTATCAAGAAAAGCCTTATCAAAAAAGCGGAGAAGGACATCACCTTAAAACCTGTCAATAAAAAGCTTCCCCCTTCCCGGAAAGACCTTGCAAGGAAGTCAGTAAAAAAGAAGCCGCCATACAAAAAAAAGAAGAGTGCCCACCGCCGACCGCAAAATATACGCAAGGTGGCAATGGCGGGGAAAAAAATCTCCATCACCTTTGACGGAGGATCGAGCGATTCATCGGCTGAAACAATACTCCATGTTTTATCGGCGAAACAGATAAAAACAACTTTTTTTCTTACGGGGAAATTTTTAAAAAGATACCCGGACCTGGTTAAAAGAATAGTTGAAGAAGGCCATGAAATAGGCAACCATACATACAGCCATCCCCATTTAACGACTTACTCGAAAAACAGGAGAAATGAAACATCACAAGGCATAAATTTTGAGAGGTTAAAGGATGAGCTTGAAAAAACGGACAGGCTCTATTATGAGCTTACGGGAAAAAGAATGGCCCCCTTCTGGCGAGCCCCTTACGGTGAGATTAACGATGAAATACTGAATTGGGCCTCAAGGGTCGGCTATCAGCACATTGCATGGACAGTCGATTATAAAGCAGGAAAAAGTATGGACAGCCTGGACTGGGTTTCAGATAAAAGCTCATCTCTCTACTTTAGCGCTGAAGAGATCAAGGAGAGGCTGCTCTCTTTTGCTGATGACAGGGGGCGCGCAAAAGGAGGCATTATACTTATGCATCTCGGAACGGAGAGGAAAGAAGATGCCGCCCATGAAAAACTGGCTGAAATAATTGATAATTTTGCGATAAAAGGGTACAAGCTTGTCCCTGTTTCACACCTTGTTAAAGTCATGTTTAATGAGAGTGGCGGGAAAAACCTGTAA
- a CDS encoding c-type cytochrome, whose protein sequence is MKKNNKIISLFALTFLISACSGDKEKALLGEVKPESKPVIYETNPYKKDDQAINTGKKIFEIKCSQCHGPDGGGGPEAPDLTDRVTIYSSKEQDVFKTIYYGTEKGMPTWKDELGSENIWKVMAFLGTFRK, encoded by the coding sequence ATGAAAAAAAATAATAAAATAATTTCTCTTTTCGCTTTGACATTTCTCATTTCGGCATGCAGTGGAGATAAAGAAAAGGCTCTGTTGGGAGAAGTAAAACCGGAAAGTAAGCCGGTTATTTATGAAACCAATCCTTATAAGAAAGATGATCAGGCAATAAACACAGGAAAAAAGATATTTGAGATAAAGTGCAGCCAGTGTCATGGACCTGACGGTGGTGGGGGACCTGAAGCGCCGGACCTGACCGACAGGGTGACTATTTACAGTTCCAAAGAGCAGGATGTGTTTAAAACCATCTACTATGGGACTGAAAAGGGAATGCCCACCTGGAAAGATGAACTGGGCTCTGAAAATATATGGAAAGTAATGGCCTTCCTTGGAACCTTTAGGAAATAA
- a CDS encoding universal stress protein produces MKDIKKILFPTDFSEGSDEVFSYVLALAKKFNASIDILHVIHEFADITGFYVPHISYDVLEKEMEEAAFKNMKRFCDKNIDSGINYTIHTKKGAPFVEIIKTAREKMSDIIIMGTHGRTGIDHVLFGSTAEKVVRKSPVAVLTVRCGGKAFVMP; encoded by the coding sequence ATGAAGGATATAAAAAAAATACTCTTTCCCACCGATTTCTCGGAAGGTTCGGATGAGGTTTTTTCTTATGTCCTCGCTCTGGCAAAAAAATTTAATGCTTCCATCGATATTCTTCATGTCATACATGAATTTGCAGACATTACAGGTTTTTATGTGCCTCATATCTCTTATGATGTTCTGGAAAAGGAGATGGAAGAGGCTGCCTTTAAAAATATGAAGCGCTTTTGTGATAAAAATATAGACAGCGGTATTAACTATACAATCCATACGAAAAAAGGGGCTCCTTTTGTTGAAATCATAAAAACTGCGCGAGAGAAAATGTCGGATATAATTATCATGGGAACCCATGGACGAACAGGTATAGATCACGTGCTTTTCGGCAGTACGGCTGAAAAGGTGGTCAGAAAGTCGCCTGTTGCCGTTTTGACGGTAAGGTGCGGCGGGAAAGCATTTGTCATGCCGTAG
- a CDS encoding HD domain-containing protein: MKECFAANVKEHDTVEDLFLVKVKNLSVGKTGKPYLVVSLMDKTGELEGRVWDDAERMSGNFEVDDFVHVKGRVSAYMGKLQLKISTVTRVDDNEVSLDDFLPSSAVSPEVMFSELAGLVETVKDPHIKKLLLALMEDRDLSQGLKNAPAAKGMHHVYIGGLLEHVLSLCRLINLVSSHYGERINRDLLLAGAIFHDIGKTRELSYKRSFGYTDEGRLVGHITIGVEILDGLIRSIDGFPAELSMLLKHMILSHHGEYEYGSPKRPKTLEATILSYLDDLDAKVNSIQSLIDGENGNGTNWTGYHRLFERYIYKGNGMEAGEDVPHEKIDEQKKSPPAADTPKGKTLTLFGN, encoded by the coding sequence ATGAAGGAATGCTTTGCCGCAAATGTGAAGGAACATGATACCGTTGAAGATCTCTTCCTTGTAAAAGTTAAGAATCTGTCTGTCGGCAAAACGGGAAAGCCCTACCTTGTCGTTTCCTTAATGGATAAAACAGGTGAACTTGAGGGGAGGGTATGGGACGATGCTGAACGCATGTCCGGCAATTTTGAAGTTGATGATTTCGTCCATGTCAAGGGAAGAGTCTCTGCTTATATGGGGAAGCTGCAGCTAAAGATTTCAACGGTGACAAGGGTTGACGATAATGAGGTGAGCCTTGATGATTTTCTTCCCTCGTCGGCGGTATCGCCTGAGGTCATGTTTTCTGAGCTTGCAGGGCTTGTTGAAACCGTAAAAGATCCCCATATCAAAAAGCTCCTTCTTGCCCTTATGGAAGACAGGGATTTGTCACAGGGCTTGAAAAATGCCCCTGCCGCAAAGGGCATGCATCATGTATATATTGGTGGTCTTCTGGAGCATGTTCTTTCCTTATGCCGCCTTATTAATCTTGTTTCCTCTCATTATGGTGAAAGAATTAACCGGGACCTCCTGCTGGCGGGCGCTATTTTTCATGATATCGGCAAGACGAGAGAGCTTTCTTATAAAAGGTCATTTGGTTATACCGATGAAGGAAGGCTTGTTGGCCATATAACGATCGGTGTGGAGATTCTCGATGGCTTGATCAGATCGATTGATGGTTTCCCTGCTGAATTATCCATGTTGCTTAAGCATATGATTCTCTCTCATCATGGAGAATATGAATATGGTTCACCCAAAAGGCCCAAAACCCTGGAAGCAACCATACTCAGCTACCTCGACGACCTCGATGCAAAGGTAAACAGCATCCAGTCTCTCATCGATGGTGAGAACGGCAATGGCACTAACTGGACAGGTTATCACCGTCTCTTTGAAAGGTATATTTATAAAGGGAATGGGATGGAAGCAGGTGAAGATGTCCCCCATGAGAAGATTGACGAACAGAAAAAGAGCCCGCCTGCAGCAGACACGCCAAAAGGCAAAACGCTGACGCTATTCGGCAATTAA
- a CDS encoding tetratricopeptide repeat protein: MLKHKNYNLYLFLPFLAALILFSPSKSYPREGFLPSEELIMSKGFFRDGLYSLAVKELEAYGAKGLADEEECLYNSLLGKSYFHLHRFEEAIRALKIIIKERCSLSEQEKAYYYLGDSYFNLSQMESARETFERLIYLYPQSSLMKETNNKLGKIVYMESLSYLENSEYKDALRGFDLVLQLKPRHVKLSDLYSRKGDALLYLERYAEAEAAYKQASKYMDDDEQKGPVEFQLALIRYYLKDYGKAISKINDFLKDYPEHALTVRARNTLLWSLYRQGNYQDALAYLDTMEAGGGKVPESDVKDLVNTSSRLILLGDYREAVDMIETALKNYGKDPLDGEVMLLLSEAYGGIGREDMEEATFREIIKRYGSSPAGKKSLYSLGELNFRKGLPKEAADYFREYLENDSLGNLAAEASFYLAQSLFKMGEIDEAQRHFFDIMERYKGSELAVRSAIRVADIEALSGKYLSAAKIYDSVIKKAPRGEKAGIQWKMAEAYRKGNELKYAARAYARYIKKYPEGKSLSSANIYLAEIHYLLGDYKKGIKRYSKIVDSKGKEDFDPSSAIKLAWGYIKLKSTPDAEKILDLVIKKHPESSEAATAYYLKGWLAQEARMLEKANKEYKKLLKKFDDLPIREDVKWQLGINQFVLGDYKDAIKTFRDFSVDFTDSHRNSEEMIRKSYAALGEFKRAVESSSTFFDVSPDKTVDLKKRCDEAVALFEVGSYGDALKLSEKIINQFPTQSYSARAMLTAGEIYFKRGMPKEAKRYFTMAQDVLTAGSLKSFTSYRLGEIAYMKKDYRGAVMELEGMNPALPSGNKSDDDLKIFINFDFMVARGLFIKGSSYLSLNLVERGLESYRKFLDFYPAMEGLDGERLKAALAFQNHKDYEQTIKSMKELIKVSNDLKIKAEAQYWIGDCYQQSGAFDQAIVEYLKVTYLYPEESMWALTARYMAAQSYQEVGAYDKAIKLFNKVARESGDKRKREYAKKKVEELSRKLEGHVLERAMD, from the coding sequence ATGTTGAAACATAAAAATTACAACCTTTACCTGTTTCTTCCTTTCCTGGCAGCGCTCATCCTTTTTTCTCCCTCTAAATCTTATCCCCGGGAAGGCTTTCTTCCTTCCGAAGAATTAATCATGTCAAAAGGTTTTTTTCGTGACGGACTTTACAGCCTTGCCGTTAAGGAACTCGAGGCCTATGGCGCTAAAGGTCTGGCTGATGAAGAGGAATGCCTTTATAACAGCCTTCTCGGCAAGAGTTATTTTCATCTCCATCGATTTGAAGAAGCCATAAGAGCCTTAAAAATCATTATAAAGGAAAGGTGTTCCCTTTCCGAACAGGAAAAGGCCTATTATTATTTGGGAGACAGCTATTTCAACCTCTCTCAAATGGAGTCTGCCAGGGAGACCTTTGAACGGTTAATCTATCTTTATCCCCAATCATCACTGATGAAAGAAACGAATAACAAGCTTGGTAAAATAGTCTATATGGAGAGCCTTTCCTATCTTGAGAACAGTGAATATAAGGATGCCCTGAGGGGGTTCGATCTTGTCTTGCAGCTTAAGCCGCGTCATGTCAAACTTTCTGATCTTTATAGCAGAAAAGGGGATGCGCTTTTATATCTGGAGAGGTATGCCGAAGCGGAAGCGGCCTATAAACAGGCATCCAAATATATGGATGATGATGAGCAAAAAGGCCCTGTCGAGTTCCAGCTTGCTTTAATCAGGTATTACCTGAAAGATTATGGTAAGGCCATTTCAAAGATTAATGATTTTCTGAAAGATTATCCTGAACATGCCCTTACGGTGAGGGCAAGAAACACTCTCCTCTGGTCTCTCTACCGGCAGGGCAACTATCAGGATGCCCTGGCCTATCTTGATACTATGGAAGCCGGTGGCGGCAAAGTGCCGGAAAGTGATGTTAAGGACCTTGTTAATACCTCATCAAGGCTGATTCTCCTGGGGGATTACAGGGAGGCTGTTGATATGATCGAGACGGCGCTTAAAAATTACGGCAAAGACCCGCTTGATGGCGAAGTGATGCTCCTCCTTTCAGAAGCCTATGGCGGCATTGGCAGGGAGGACATGGAAGAAGCCACTTTCAGGGAAATAATCAAAAGATACGGTTCGTCTCCGGCAGGAAAGAAGAGCCTCTATTCACTGGGAGAACTTAATTTCAGAAAAGGCCTTCCAAAGGAGGCTGCCGACTATTTCAGAGAGTACCTGGAAAATGATTCACTGGGAAACCTTGCCGCAGAAGCTTCATTTTACCTGGCCCAATCACTATTTAAAATGGGTGAAATTGACGAAGCGCAGCGGCATTTCTTCGATATCATGGAGAGATATAAAGGGTCGGAGCTTGCTGTCCGTTCGGCCATTCGCGTTGCCGACATTGAAGCCCTGTCCGGTAAATACCTGAGTGCGGCAAAAATATATGACTCGGTAATAAAGAAGGCGCCCCGGGGGGAGAAGGCAGGCATACAATGGAAGATGGCTGAGGCCTACAGGAAAGGCAATGAGCTAAAATATGCTGCCAGGGCTTATGCCCGATATATTAAAAAATATCCTGAGGGAAAGAGCCTGTCCAGCGCCAACATTTATCTTGCTGAAATTCATTATCTCCTCGGTGATTACAAAAAAGGGATAAAGCGTTACAGCAAGATTGTTGACTCAAAGGGAAAAGAGGATTTTGATCCCTCAAGCGCCATAAAGCTGGCCTGGGGTTATATAAAGCTTAAAAGTACGCCTGATGCGGAAAAGATTCTCGATCTTGTCATTAAAAAACATCCTGAAAGCAGTGAAGCGGCGACGGCTTACTACTTAAAAGGCTGGCTGGCACAGGAGGCGCGAATGCTGGAAAAGGCCAATAAGGAGTATAAAAAACTGCTTAAAAAGTTTGATGATCTTCCCATCAGGGAAGACGTTAAATGGCAGTTGGGAATCAATCAATTTGTTCTAGGTGACTATAAGGATGCCATCAAGACATTCAGGGATTTTTCCGTCGATTTTACTGATAGCCATCGCAATAGCGAAGAAATGATCAGAAAAAGTTATGCAGCGCTGGGGGAGTTCAAACGCGCTGTTGAAAGCTCTTCCACTTTTTTTGATGTGAGCCCTGATAAAACGGTTGATTTAAAGAAACGTTGTGATGAAGCGGTTGCTCTTTTTGAAGTGGGAAGTTATGGTGATGCGCTTAAACTGTCTGAAAAAATAATTAATCAGTTTCCCACCCAGTCTTATTCGGCAAGAGCAATGCTGACAGCCGGTGAGATCTACTTTAAACGTGGTATGCCCAAAGAGGCAAAAAGGTACTTTACCATGGCTCAGGACGTTTTGACTGCGGGATCACTCAAAAGTTTTACTTCCTACAGGCTCGGAGAAATTGCCTATATGAAAAAGGACTATAGAGGGGCTGTTATGGAACTGGAAGGGATGAACCCTGCGCTTCCGTCGGGGAACAAATCTGATGACGATCTGAAAATATTTATTAATTTTGACTTCATGGTTGCGCGGGGCTTATTTATAAAGGGCTCTTCTTATCTTAGCCTTAATCTTGTAGAAAGGGGCCTTGAAAGTTACAGGAAATTTCTTGATTTTTATCCCGCTATGGAGGGGCTCGATGGAGAGAGGTTAAAGGCCGCTCTTGCTTTCCAGAACCATAAAGATTATGAACAGACCATAAAATCGATGAAAGAACTGATAAAGGTTTCCAATGATCTCAAAATAAAGGCAGAGGCCCAATATTGGATAGGAGATTGTTATCAGCAATCGGGAGCCTTTGACCAGGCCATCGTTGAATACCTGAAGGTTACCTATCTTTATCCTGAAGAGTCTATGTGGGCGCTTACGGCAAGGTATATGGCTGCCCAGTCTTACCAGGAAGTGGGTGCCTACGACAAAGCGATAAAGCTTTTTAACAAGGTTGCTCGTGAAAGTGGCGACAAAAGAAAGCGTGAATATGCCAAGAAAAAGGTGGAAGAACTTTCCAGGAAACTGGAAGGCCATGTTCTGGAAAGGGCAATGGATTAG
- a CDS encoding sulfite exporter TauE/SafE family protein — translation MPWLDLSMAFSVGIIGSIHCVGMCGGIVAALTMGRPSVWLAGITLYHAGRIVSYSLIGLLLGFLGHMFTDMSGISLARRFLSITAGILMIFFALQVGGFIPEKLFQSIFSIPSGLLRKTAQGKALFFWAIAGAANGLLPCGMVYAAGSLALKEANLIHSMLIMAAFGLGTVPAMTGLAVIIRKWAPLTKGRFIRITAVILLLFGLFTITRGFIPLDAHNHGEGRSHEENIALEKEKKMKNHRH, via the coding sequence TTGCCCTGGCTCGATCTATCGATGGCCTTTTCCGTAGGCATAATAGGAAGCATTCACTGCGTAGGAATGTGCGGCGGTATCGTTGCCGCCCTTACAATGGGCCGCCCATCAGTCTGGCTTGCCGGAATAACCCTTTACCATGCAGGAAGAATTGTCAGCTATTCACTGATAGGACTTTTGCTTGGATTTCTCGGGCACATGTTCACCGATATGAGCGGTATTTCTCTTGCCCGCCGGTTCCTGTCCATTACAGCAGGGATACTGATGATATTCTTTGCCCTTCAGGTGGGCGGCTTTATCCCTGAAAAATTATTTCAATCCATTTTTTCCATACCATCGGGACTCCTTCGCAAAACAGCTCAAGGGAAGGCTCTCTTCTTCTGGGCAATCGCAGGGGCAGCTAATGGCCTGCTGCCCTGCGGCATGGTTTATGCCGCGGGGTCACTCGCCCTGAAGGAGGCAAATCTTATCCATTCCATGCTTATTATGGCTGCCTTCGGCCTTGGAACAGTTCCTGCCATGACGGGGCTTGCCGTCATCATCAGAAAGTGGGCCCCCCTGACAAAGGGCAGGTTTATCAGGATAACAGCCGTCATCCTTCTCCTTTTTGGCCTTTTCACCATAACAAGGGGGTTCATTCCCCTCGACGCCCATAATCATGGAGAAGGCCGGTCACATGAGGAAAACATTGCCCTGGAAAAAGAGAAGAAGATGAAAAACCATAGACACTAA
- a CDS encoding phosphate/phosphite/phosphonate ABC transporter substrate-binding protein, producing the protein MRALAVFSVLFFLLLLPAFSFAQSFRIALMESEEGASEKYLPLVKYLKKKGIDSTFVSAKNYIHVAKMFESDQADGMFSNASIAGVLIIKEVAYPVVRPVTREGWSTSWAVVIGPKGSPKFEENAAYFNDKNVAFAGFDLAGDFFFRAIQGSVESGAKVVSAKSHNEAVEAIARGVADLAIVNNRVWDEIKTKYAGLEVVGEGAGKSPEMTLVFSKKADVSVTARVRELLLAVKRDRSAEAKAVRKGLNIKGYIETRMEDFTYAISVLEKAGVSK; encoded by the coding sequence ATGAGAGCTTTAGCGGTTTTTTCTGTTCTTTTTTTTCTATTGCTGTTGCCTGCTTTTTCGTTTGCTCAATCTTTCAGGATTGCGCTTATGGAAAGCGAAGAGGGGGCAAGTGAAAAGTATTTACCTCTTGTAAAGTATCTAAAGAAAAAGGGAATCGATTCCACCTTTGTTTCGGCAAAAAACTACATTCATGTGGCAAAGATGTTTGAATCCGACCAGGCTGACGGTATGTTCAGCAATGCCAGTATTGCCGGTGTGCTGATTATAAAGGAGGTTGCCTACCCTGTTGTCCGTCCTGTTACGAGGGAGGGCTGGAGTACCTCCTGGGCAGTTGTCATCGGACCAAAAGGCTCTCCAAAGTTTGAGGAAAATGCCGCCTATTTTAACGACAAGAATGTTGCCTTTGCCGGGTTTGATTTGGCGGGAGATTTCTTTTTCAGAGCCATTCAGGGGAGCGTAGAATCAGGCGCCAAGGTTGTCAGCGCAAAATCGCATAATGAAGCTGTCGAGGCCATTGCCAGGGGGGTTGCTGATCTGGCAATCGTTAATAACAGGGTCTGGGATGAAATCAAGACAAAATATGCCGGTCTGGAAGTTGTCGGTGAAGGCGCAGGCAAAAGCCCTGAGATGACGCTTGTTTTTTCAAAAAAGGCAGATGTTTCTGTTACCGCCAGGGTGAGGGAACTTCTTCTTGCTGTTAAGCGTGACAGGTCGGCAGAAGCAAAAGCGGTAAGGAAGGGATTAAACATCAAGGGTTACATTGAAACCAGGATGGAGGATTTTACTTACGCAATCTCTGTGCTTGAAAAGGCCGGTGTGAGCAAGTAA